ACATTATCAGTATTAATAGTTTGTCCCTAATATATTactcataaaaaatattttacttttttgtgtCTTTAGTATCTTGTATTTACATACTATATCTTGCTGCCTTACGTTCTCTCCCAAAATTGTTTTATGCTAGTTCTATTGTCTCATGGTGTGGAGTGGATGCATTAGAAACTGACCTAAATTGACAtatttaagaatttattttgcttgAATTCTACTGTCAAGCAAAAACCTGGCTTCTGGTTTGCGCTATTAGACCACTTCAATGAGATTACTATCGCAATAAGAAAAGCTGATATCAATTTTTAAAGGATCTAACAACTTCCTCTTCTGCTTGTCTGTTGCAGCTATAATTTTAGTTGCCATAATCTACTATTATTCTCAACCTTTGGGTGCCTCAACATGGATCAGGGCATTACTGTATCCTTCTTGCTTTCAGTATAGTATTTTGGATTTGTCTTGAATTTGCATTCTGGAATACCAAAAAGATGGTCAACCTCTTCCTTAATATGATGGCTTTTCAGATATTGTGCTGTAGCACCTACCATCTTGGCTGGTCAAATTGATCCCATTCTCTTTGAAGCACTATATGTGAGTAGCattccacccccccccccccccccccttctacTCTGTACTTGAACATACACTGTCAGAGTTtctttctgttcttttttttcccttgcattttTCTGTCATTGTCTTTATAGGGTTATTGATTTGCATTAAAACATGCATTTCAATCTTCAGGCTTGTTTACACCTTTCTCTATCTTTTGAGTTCTAAGGCTATCTATGTATGAAGTTTTTCTAATGCGGAAAGATCTTTTACAGGCATCTCAGCATGCAGTTTTTCTCTTTGCCAGGATCCCGCAGATATGGGCAAACTTTTCAGTAAGTTAATTCATTAAAGCCCTATTATGCTGTTAGATTGGATGTTATTACCTGTTGAGCTCTCAAATAATTTACTAACTGCATTTCGTACTTTCAAACTTTACAAGGATTCTATAAATTTCCTTGTTAAATACTAATATGAAGATACAGGCCTACTCTGTTCTCAAACCCAACAGTCTGTAACTTCATTAAATCTTAATAAATACACCAATGTGTCATGCGTGTAAATTTGCATTAGAGTGAATCTGGAACCAGCAATGTGCATGTAAGCTAATAAATGCACTCCAGTTTGTGGCTGAGCAGATTAAAGGATGATTGGATCACTTTCTGGAAGAGGCAATACTGTGTTCCCATTTTATTCTGTTTACTGACCAATTTACACAATCTTTTGCCTGTCGATTTTCAGTTATTTTGAGATCACACATGTTTGTAGCCTATTTACTCATGTTTTGGTGAACAACCCTTCTCTGAGCAGAATAAAAGTACAGGCGAGCTCAGCTTCTTGACATGTTTTATGAATTTTGCCGGTTCCATTGGTAAATCGATCTTTTTAGTTGATGGTGCTGTTAATGTATTACCTATTTATTTAGAGAAGTTCTGAACttacttctttcttttgcaGTGAGAGTTTTTACCAGTCTCCAGGAAAAAGCACCAATAAGTGGTATCCTTGTTTCATATTCTTGAATGTGATTTTTGTTGAATATCTCTAATGAGTTTTTTAAACAGTGCTGATGATGAATTTCAGATTTGAGAAGATAACAATTGTAACTTAGGAGCCTCTAGcattatattcttaaaaatgatgattttaatgaaaaaaaaaaatcattgttttgGAATATTTTATAAGAGTAATGATACATTTACAACATttcaaataatttcacaacaaatcctaggtggtaagttgttactggttctaaTCTAGGCCTACAACTTACATTACATTTTGcccactaataacaacttacttcttaggatttttttgaaattgttgtgaaaatactgtGGTGGGGGCTCAAAAATGGGAACAAAagggaaattttgtttttttttttatgcctttTTGGTCTTAGTGTTTTAAAAAGTGATGGCGTTTCAGGTATTGTGATGTCTTGtttcacttatcaaaaaaaagaaaagaaagggtatTATGATGGCTTGTTTCAGATTTCATTGTATCACTGATCGCTCTCATATAAGAAAAACTATTTCATGCTGTTATTATTGCATcctaataaaattcaattttatgtgGAAAAGGATAGTCTTCTAGTAACTTTGGTGTCATAAAAGATGCTAAATAAAACAATTGGTATGATTTTGTCTACATGAATGGTTCAAAAATTCCTGCTCCATTCCACTGGGTCCTTTAATTCATGTTTCCCCTACCTATTTCTTGTTTATCAACACTACATACACTAATGGTTTCTATGTCTTACTTAAGCTTTTGATGgcagtttttttgttttttgtgcaCAAAACAATTGCTATCCTTAATTCTTTTGAAGTTGTTTTGGGCTCTGCAATTGGTATTGCAACCAATGGTACCATCCTGAGTCAGATAATTTTGTACCGAAATGCTCGTGCCacggaagagaagaaaaagaagtagaacAAGAAGATGCGGTGTCATCTGTCATCCTCAGCAGGTGGTGCAACTGGCCAACTTCACAAGTTCATTGGTACTTTAGGTGTCATCTTTCTTCGAGTGTAGCTGAACTCAAATGTATCAATGGATGTTCCAAGTGGGGCATGCATAAACAGATGTTAGCAACTACTTCTATTTGATACTTTCTTATTGTTTATTAAATGAATtgtaaaattagaaaaagaaaaatggtcatCTTCCCCTTGCATTAAAACCTTTatactttttgatttttaagatATTcgcatttttttatatatataattttccgTTGCTACATTTAAGAAATTCAATTTACAAATAACTCTTTTGGAGTCTGAATCACTCCATcctatatcttcttcttcttctttttcattaatggaatgtgtatatatatatatatatatatatatatatatagtgttgaTGCTACCTTGAAAAAGAAGCCTTCATACTTTTGAGAATCCAAGCCCACCATTACAGGTTGGGCAAATGTCATATTTTGAGATATGCACGAGCAGGAATGCTCAGTgcaggttttgttttgtttttgaattggttagaaatattattacataaataTCCCATCTCTCCCCAAGCTCAAATCGAGACCCATGCTTCTTCATGCTTAAGGCATAGGAAGGTACCATCTGGGTCAACTCTGTGGTGGTATAAGTGTAGTTGGGCAAACACTCCTAAATGTTTGAAATCGGTATAATTTGAATCAACTTtgatatttattattcattCAAGTAAATATTTTGATATCTGTCTGAGTCTCATCGATCATATCTTAAGTTCTCTTGTATTGactaataaattatatagttgaatttaattgtgttatgacaaaaacaaaaagttttgtaTCCAACGGATTACAATTACTGTCAAATAAAATCCATATTCTTGTTCCATTATCTCATAGCCCAGGCCATACCTCACACTCACAGGTGCTTTAGTTTAACACGGCTTCCCTAATTCGATCACTCCTAGACTCATAGGTTCTATGTTGCGGTCACCACGGCTTCTACATGAACTGCGTCTACCTTGTGGGGTTATACTTGAGTAAACATCATCATATGATTCTTAGCAACTTTCTCTTAGGAATCCATGCGATTGGTACGGTTATATACCTAAAATATGTAATCTTCAATCTGGGTAATGTAAGTATATAACCATGGGATGATGCGGACTATACGAATGAGAAAACAACATTTTAGTATGGACGtgtttagaaaaaagaaagaaagaaatacaaaaaagaaatggtaGTATAGACTATGAAGTCAAGACacgattaaaatatatattagataaaagtgaaagaaaagTATACAATTTTAAGAAAGTGTAGATGTCTTGTCTACTTgattcttttgttatttttctttctttgtttcgttttcttttgagttggagaaagtatttattttttgatacaaTATCATAATAATCTTATATATAGTAGGAGTTATAGATGAGTCTCACATGAacttaattttaacaaaattgaaattgaggCTAACTTGGAAGttttttatgtgtgttttttgaAGCCAAAATTAGAATCTTCTTGCTGTAGTTAAAAGTATTGAGTGTTGCTTATGCAAAGTTGTTAATATGCATGTGTTATTTTTATTGCTATCCATAAAATGCAGGTTGCTTTGTTTGCTTATAGTTTGTCTTATAGATGTTAAattaggtaaaaaaaatttggcttaTTTAGATGTTAATTTACACTTGAATTAATACATATCATAATATCATATATGTCATTGCAAGGATAATTGGACAGAGAGGCGACTTTTAAATTGGTATCTGCAAACAATCTCTATAATAGGTCTCTTCCATTACAAATTTAGCGTCAGTATGAATACAACAAGTTAAGTTGTTAAGTAGATAACTTATTGCCATAAGTTGtgaatctaaaaaatttatgaaaatattttcaggatGCTGGTTTTAGGTTGTTAAGGCGGGATTTTATTGCATGGATTCCTAAGAGAAAGTTGTTGCAAGGAATTCCGAAGAGAAACTGAGAAAGTAGTCATCTTAATTACAAATAGTAAAAACGTGGATATATTAAACGCGAAAAACACTTTTTCGTTCCTACATTTTcaggaaattttcattttagtccttatattttatttttattgcttttagtCTCTATTctgaaaaacgcttcccgtTTTAGTCTTTACCATTACATCAGAAACGAAGAAAGTTGACATGGCAAACGGcaggaataaataatactaaattaatgtccacgtaacttaaattaataataacaaatattttttggcattaaaaaataccatgtcagcatctaaattaaaaaaaattaatttattaattttaactaaataaaaaaaattaaaaacagaattaaaaactaaaaatcatatgaattgaaatctaagtgtgtcttgaacaagaacaacaataacacaaacccaaatccaagaacacaaacccataaatttaaataaataaataaaccgaGTAATATCCAACTACCAGCCATCAGAGATCcgagagagaaagggaaagaTGAGTTCTGAGCAGAACGAGGGTACAAGCTACCAGCCATCAGAGCCAATGCTCTGCGCCGACAATTGTGGGTTCTTTGGCAGTGCGGTGACCATGACCCTTTGCTCCAAGCGCTACAAAGACTACCACATGAAAGAAGAACACGCGGCTCTTGCAGTCTCTGTGAACCTCAAGGCTATAACCTTCACTGTTGGGACCTCATACACCCTAATGTCATTGGTCACGGTCCCAACAACCACAGCAATCTTACCCTCCtataaaccaaaccaaaaaatccATATAAATCCCAAATGCAGAACAAGGGCGGTTTGATGCATttgggcctaaggcgaaaattgattttcttgttttagatgcaaaattactactaattaacatgaactacatagaattttttctttttctttagaaattttatagacacgaaaaatttgacaaattttttcatatttattgatATGGCAAATTGATAATAGTAAGTAAAAGAGTAgtgttagtggtagatttaAATGAGAACTAATAAAACTTTGCTAACTCAACtcttattagtatttttattttttttagaagtgtaatattcacaatatttttttataacaaatcctaggttttaagttgcattttgttttctatttgaaaatatcactataattatttttttgacatCAATAACAGGTTTTAACAACCTACTACgtagcattagttgtaaaagtgttgtgaaaaatattgtggatgttgcatttttctctcttttttatttgcttttcatctggtaaaaaaatattagtttatttattgattataaataaccctattggttaaaatttggggacttttttttacttggggccttaggcgactgCATCTCTTGCTTACCCATTCAACCGGCCGTGATGCAGAAACAATTCCAATCAATACAACAAATTGAAAACCAAATAAACTTCTAAGAGAATCTCCTcgatttttcttagcaaccaaacagaacCTATAAAAATGTTACCTTGCCCTCCATGTAACGAATCAACTTGGAGGGAGATAGAGGTGGCTTGTTGATCTTGCTCATGAAAAGCCTCTTCAGTATCACTGCATTGAATTTATTCCCGGTCCTCCGCACCAGAAAACAGTACAACTAATCACAAATCCACAAGGGCGGAGCTATAGCATGccttgcccccccccccccccaaatttaaaaaaattattttatattatgtataaatattaaaaatttaaatatttagttacaaaaataaaagttggccCCCCAAATGTTTGAGTTAGTCCAATAATGCACTTAAAAACTAACAGAATTTGTTAATTGgtctagtagttatagagacaagttagtttttgttttctctaatgTGTTTTTTGTACATGTTTAATATCAAACTAAATAGCTTTTGTATACTCATTGAAGtttaaaagatgataagttcccttaaaaaattatcttgcgaaaatatatatttgaaaattgttaattttatatacaatatatttataaataatgacATACTctagtattaaaatattaatgtttatatttgtGTATGTACGTTTACGCATGTGTACGATGGTTTATCTTGACTCGAAACTAATATATTGATACCAAAATTCGGCCACTCGAAACAAAAAAATCCTAGCTCCACCCCTACAGATCCACCGTACATGTGTCAACCACACATCAAATCCTCCATAACCACAAACATACATACAACATAAAACACGGAAATGGTCTATGGTGAATGCTGATttactgggtttttttttttgggtttaatttcTAGGTTTATGTTCTTGgatctgagtttgtgttcttgttgttcttgtttaaAACACACTTAGATCttaattcatatgatttttagtttttaatttttttatttagttaaaattaataaattatttttaaaaaatttagatgctaacgtggcattttttaatgccaaaaaacattttttattattaatttaagccacatggacattaatttagtattatttattcttactgtttgccacatcagctttttccatttctgatgtaacggcagaaactaaaacggaaagcgtttttcaggataaggactaaaagcggtaaaaataaaatgtagggactaaaatgagaatcgcctgaaaatgtaggaactaaaatgtgcttttccCCCTTTCaagataattaaatttttctttaactaCTGAAATTCTATCAAACAAGATTTCCAGAGTCTATAATTAATATTGAATCTgaattagaaattttatttgacttcaaatattgattttatttttttaaagaagattcAAATATTGAATTTGATAATGAAACACcaagcacaaaaacaaaattcaatatCAAACATTCAATCAAACAAGATCTCCAAAAtctataattaatatttaatccaaattagaaatttgatttgacttcaaatattaattttctttttaaagaagattaaaatatttatttaaaaacaaaagaatattcAAATATTGAATTTGATAATGAAACACCA
This DNA window, taken from Quercus robur chromosome 2, dhQueRobu3.1, whole genome shotgun sequence, encodes the following:
- the LOC126710129 gene encoding mannose-P-dolichol utilization defect 1 protein homolog 2; amino-acid sequence: MEYLGIDFSCALGSLRHGKIPEKDCLLPLISKLLGYCIVAASTTVKLPQILKILKNGSVRGLSVVAFELEVVGYTIALAYCLHQGLPFSAFGELAFLLVQAIILVAIIYYYSQPLGASTWIRALLYCAVAPTILAGQIDPILFEALYASQHAVFLFARIPQIWANFSNKSTGELSFLTCFMNFAGSIVRVFTSLQEKAPISVVLGSAIGIATNGTILSQIILYRNARATEEKKKK